The following coding sequences are from one Streptococcus sp. NPS 308 window:
- a CDS encoding GntR family transcriptional regulator, with translation MSWSFDNTKPIYLQIMEKIKLQIVSHELEPNQQLPTVRELASQAGVNPNTIQRALSDLEREGFVYSKRTTGRFVTEDLDLIVQSRKQLSEEQLQHFVSCMLQFGYQKEELPNVLSDYIKGV, from the coding sequence ATGTCCTGGTCATTTGATAATACAAAACCGATTTATTTACAGATTATGGAAAAAATCAAACTACAGATTGTTTCCCATGAACTGGAACCCAACCAACAGCTCCCTACCGTGAGAGAACTGGCGAGCCAGGCTGGGGTCAATCCTAATACCATTCAGCGCGCCTTATCTGACCTTGAACGTGAAGGATTTGTATACAGCAAGCGAACAACTGGTCGTTTTGTCACCGAGGATTTGGACCTCATCGTTCAGTCCCGCAAACAACTTTCCGAGGAGCAACTGCAACACTTCGTCTCTTGCATGCTCCAATTTGGCTACCAAAAAGAAGAACTGCCAAATGTATTAAGTGATTATATCAAAGGAGTTTAA
- the nrdR gene encoding transcriptional regulator NrdR — protein MRCPKCGATKSSVVDSRQAEEGNTIRRRRECDECQHRFTTYERVEERTLVVVKKDGTREQFSRDKIFNGIIRSAQKRPVSSDEIGMVVNRIEQKLRSRSENEIQSEYIGSLVMEELAELDEITYVRFASVYRSFKDVSELESLLQQITQSSKKKKEK, from the coding sequence ATGCGTTGTCCAAAATGTGGGGCTACAAAGTCAAGTGTTGTTGATAGTCGACAAGCCGAAGAAGGAAATACCATCCGCCGAAGACGTGAGTGCGATGAGTGTCAGCATCGTTTTACAACCTATGAACGAGTAGAAGAAAGAACGCTGGTCGTCGTCAAAAAAGACGGTACACGTGAGCAGTTTTCGAGAGATAAAATCTTTAATGGGATTATTCGCTCAGCCCAGAAACGCCCTGTTTCAAGTGACGAAATCGGCATGGTGGTCAATCGCATCGAACAAAAACTCCGTAGTCGCAGTGAGAATGAGATCCAAAGTGAATATATTGGGTCTTTAGTCATGGAAGAATTGGCAGAGCTGGATGAGATTACCTATGTTCGTTTTGCCAGTGTTTACCGTAGCTTTAAGGATGTAAGTGAGTTGGAGAGTCTGCTCCAGCAAATCACCCAGTCCTCTAAGAAGAAAAAGGAAAAATAG
- a CDS encoding MarR family winged helix-turn-helix transcriptional regulator, with product MTYLEKWFDYNRRQKEMEAMLEETIAQQSEQRLTLKEFYLLYYLDLADEKSLRQIDLPDKLHLSPSAVSRMVARLEEKNCGLLSRRCCDQDRRASFICLTDEGQTTLAYLQKAVEERLETSLDFIS from the coding sequence ATGACCTACTTAGAAAAATGGTTTGACTACAACCGTCGTCAAAAGGAAATGGAAGCCATGTTAGAAGAAACCATCGCCCAACAGAGTGAACAAAGGTTGACCTTAAAAGAGTTTTACCTACTCTACTATCTGGATCTAGCTGATGAAAAATCCTTACGACAGATTGACCTGCCAGATAAACTCCATCTTAGTCCGAGCGCTGTTTCTCGAATGGTGGCCCGACTAGAAGAGAAAAACTGCGGTTTGCTTAGTCGCCGGTGTTGCGATCAGGATAGACGGGCTAGCTTTATCTGCCTGACTGACGAGGGACAGACAACTCTAGCTTACCTGCAAAAGGCTGTCGAAGAAAGACTGGAGACGAGTCTTGATTTCATTTCGTAA
- the der gene encoding ribosome biogenesis GTPase Der, with protein MALPTVAIVGRPNVGKSTLFNRIAGERISIVEDVEGVTRDRIYATGEWLNRSFSMIDTGGIDDVDAPFMEQIKHQAEIAMEEADVIVFVVSGKEGITDADEYVARKLYKTHKPVILAVNKVDNPEMRNDIFDFYALGLGEPLPISSVHGIGTGDVLDAIVENLPHEVEEENPDVIKFSLIGRPNVGKSSLINAILGEDRVIASPVAGTTRDAIDTHFTDTDGQEFTMIDTAGMRKSGKVYENTEKYSVMRAMRAIDRSDVVLMVLNAEEGIREYDKRIAGFAHEAGKGMIIVVNKWDTLEKDNHTMKKWEEDIREQFQYLPYAPIVFVSALTKQRLHKLPEMIKQISESQNTRIPSAVLNDVIMDAIAINPTPTDKGKRLKIFYATQVATKPPTFVIFVNEEELMHFSYLRFLENQIRKAFVFEGTPIHLIARKRK; from the coding sequence ATGGCCTTACCAACTGTTGCCATTGTAGGACGTCCCAATGTTGGGAAATCAACCCTATTTAACCGAATCGCTGGTGAGCGAATCTCAATCGTAGAAGATGTCGAGGGTGTGACACGTGACCGTATCTATGCAACGGGTGAGTGGCTCAATCGTTCCTTTAGTATGATTGATACTGGAGGGATTGACGACGTCGATGCTCCCTTCATGGAGCAAATCAAACACCAGGCAGAAATCGCTATGGAAGAAGCGGATGTCATCGTCTTTGTAGTTTCTGGGAAAGAAGGGATTACAGATGCGGATGAATACGTAGCCCGTAAACTCTATAAAACCCATAAACCTGTTATCCTTGCCGTTAACAAGGTTGACAACCCAGAAATGCGAAATGATATTTTTGATTTCTATGCGCTAGGATTGGGCGAACCGCTGCCAATTTCGTCTGTCCACGGTATTGGTACGGGTGATGTGCTGGATGCCATTGTGGAAAATCTACCACACGAAGTCGAAGAAGAAAATCCAGATGTGATCAAATTTAGCTTGATTGGCCGTCCTAACGTTGGAAAATCAAGTTTGATCAACGCTATTTTGGGAGAAGACCGCGTGATTGCTAGTCCAGTAGCTGGAACAACGCGTGATGCCATTGATACCCATTTTACAGATACGGATGGACAAGAGTTTACCATGATTGATACAGCTGGTATGCGTAAGTCTGGTAAAGTCTATGAAAATACGGAGAAATATTCTGTCATGCGTGCCATGCGTGCCATTGACCGTTCTGACGTGGTCTTGATGGTCCTCAATGCCGAAGAAGGTATCCGTGAGTACGACAAGCGTATCGCAGGTTTTGCCCATGAAGCCGGTAAAGGGATGATTATCGTGGTCAATAAGTGGGATACCCTTGAGAAAGACAACCACACCATGAAGAAATGGGAAGAGGATATCCGTGAGCAATTCCAATACCTACCTTATGCTCCGATTGTCTTTGTATCCGCTCTCACCAAGCAACGTCTCCATAAACTGCCTGAGATGATTAAGCAAATCAGTGAAAGCCAAAACACGCGTATTCCGTCTGCGGTGCTTAACGATGTCATCATGGATGCCATTGCTATCAATCCAACACCGACAGACAAAGGCAAGCGCCTTAAGATTTTCTACGCAACCCAAGTGGCAACAAAGCCACCAACCTTTGTCATCTTTGTCAACGAAGAAGAACTCATGCACTTTTCTTACTTGCGTTTCTTGGAAAATCAAATCCGCAAGGCCTTTGTCTTTGAGGGAACACCGATTCACTTGATCGCGAGAAAACGAAAGTAA
- a CDS encoding ABC transporter ATP-binding protein: protein MTLLALENVSKSYGATAALDNISLEISAGKIVGLLGPNGSGKTTLIKLINGLLQPDKGRVLINGQDPSPATKAIVSYLPDTTYLNEEMKVKDALTYFKTFYQDFNLERAQHLLADLGIDENNRLKKLSKGNKEKVQLILVMSREARLYVLDEPIGGVDPAARDYILNTIINNYSPTSTVLISTHLISDIEPILDEIIFLKDGKVARQGNVDDIRYESGESIDQLFRQEFKA from the coding sequence ATGACACTACTAGCACTTGAGAATGTATCAAAATCTTATGGAGCAACTGCGGCACTTGACAATATCTCACTAGAGATCTCAGCCGGAAAGATTGTCGGACTCCTTGGACCAAACGGATCCGGGAAAACAACCTTAATCAAACTGATCAATGGCCTCCTTCAGCCCGATAAAGGACGTGTCCTCATTAACGGACAGGATCCAAGTCCAGCCACCAAGGCGATTGTCTCTTATCTGCCTGACACAACTTATCTCAATGAAGAGATGAAGGTTAAGGATGCTCTAACCTATTTTAAAACCTTCTATCAAGATTTCAATCTCGAAAGAGCCCAACACCTGTTAGCTGATCTTGGCATTGATGAGAACAACCGCCTCAAGAAACTATCAAAAGGGAACAAGGAAAAAGTTCAACTCATCCTGGTTATGAGCCGCGAAGCTCGTCTTTATGTCCTCGATGAACCGATCGGTGGAGTGGATCCAGCTGCCCGTGATTATATCCTCAATACCATCATCAACAACTACTCACCAACCTCTACGGTGCTGATTTCAACCCACTTGATTTCAGATATTGAGCCAATCTTGGATGAGATTATCTTCCTCAAAGACGGAAAAGTCGCCCGACAAGGAAATGTTGATGATATTCGTTACGAGTCAGGTGAATCCATTGACCAGCTCTTCCGTCAAGAGTTCAAGGCTTAG
- a CDS encoding MIP/aquaporin family protein yields the protein MKKFVAELIGTFMLVFIGTGAVVFGNGVEGLGHLGIAFAFGLAIVVAAFSIGTVSGAHLNPAVSIAMFVNKRLSSSELVNYILGQVVGAFLASAAVFFLLSNSGMSTASLGENALANGVTVFGGFLFEVIATFLFVLVIMTVTSASKGNGAIAGLVIGLSLTALILAGLNITGLSVNPARSLAPAVLVGGAALQQVWIFILAPIVGGVLAALVAKNCLGTEE from the coding sequence ATGAAAAAATTTGTTGCTGAATTAATCGGTACATTTATGCTTGTGTTCATCGGAACAGGAGCTGTTGTTTTTGGGAATGGTGTTGAAGGTCTTGGACACCTTGGAATTGCTTTTGCCTTTGGTTTGGCAATTGTAGTCGCAGCTTTCTCAATCGGAACTGTTTCAGGTGCTCACTTGAACCCAGCTGTTTCGATCGCTATGTTTGTAAACAAACGTTTGTCATCTTCAGAACTTGTAAACTACATCCTTGGACAAGTAGTTGGAGCTTTCCTTGCGTCAGCGGCAGTATTCTTCCTCTTGTCTAACTCAGGCATGTCAACTGCTAGTCTTGGTGAAAATGCCTTGGCAAACGGTGTCACTGTCTTTGGTGGTTTCTTGTTTGAAGTCATCGCAACTTTCTTGTTTGTCTTGGTTATCATGACTGTAACATCAGCAAGCAAAGGAAATGGTGCGATTGCTGGTTTGGTAATCGGTTTGTCATTGACAGCTTTGATTCTAGCTGGCTTGAACATCACTGGACTTTCAGTAAACCCAGCTCGTAGCTTGGCTCCTGCTGTATTGGTAGGTGGCGCAGCCCTTCAACAAGTTTGGATTTTCATCCTTGCTCCAATCGTTGGTGGTGTTCTTGCAGCTCTTGTTGCGAAAAACTGCCTTGGAACAGAAGAATAA
- a CDS encoding CidA/LrgA family protein, translated as MKLYVQLMILFVISLIGEGISSFFHLPIPGSIIGLLLLFLALQFKWLRIRHVNMVGNFLLANMTILFLPPAVGIMEKFDVIAPYLLPIVLIVFFAAVINIILIALVVQFIKRRFEGDYEKGDAK; from the coding sequence ATGAAATTATATGTTCAATTAATGATTCTCTTTGTGATTTCATTGATCGGTGAGGGAATCTCTAGTTTCTTTCATCTGCCCATCCCAGGCAGTATTATCGGGTTGCTGCTTCTCTTTCTAGCCCTACAGTTCAAGTGGTTACGGATCAGGCATGTCAATATGGTCGGGAATTTCTTGCTGGCCAATATGACCATTCTCTTTTTGCCACCAGCAGTGGGAATCATGGAAAAGTTTGATGTGATTGCCCCTTACCTCTTGCCTATCGTTTTGATTGTCTTTTTTGCAGCTGTTATCAATATTATCCTTATAGCCCTAGTGGTTCAGTTCATCAAACGACGGTTTGAGGGAGATTATGAGAAAGGAGACGCCAAATGA
- a CDS encoding NADPH-dependent oxidoreductase: protein MTETIKLMKAHTSVRRFKEQEIPQADLDEILTAAQMASSWKNFQSYSVILVRSQEKKDALYELVPQEAIRQSAAFLLFVGDLNRAEKGASLHTDTFQPQGVEGLLITSVDAALAGQNTLLAAESLGYGGVIIGLVRYKSEEVAALFNLPDYTYPVFGIALGVPDQQHEVKPRLPLNQVVFEEEYQEQPVAAILDYDKVQADYAGARATTSWSQRLAEQFGQVEPRSTRKNLEQKKLL from the coding sequence ATGACAGAAACCATTAAACTGATGAAAGCCCATACTTCAGTTCGTCGCTTTAAGGAGCAAGAAATTCCTCAAGCGGACTTGGACGAGATTTTGACTGCTGCTCAAATGGCGTCATCTTGGAAAAATTTCCAATCCTACTCTGTGATTCTTGTACGTAGTCAAGAGAAGAAAGATGCCTTATATGAATTGGTTCCTCAGGAAGCCATTCGCCAGTCAGCTGCCTTTTTGCTCTTTGTCGGTGACTTGAACCGAGCTGAAAAGGGAGCAAGTCTTCATACGGACACTTTCCAACCTCAAGGGGTAGAAGGCCTCCTTATCACGTCTGTTGACGCTGCGCTTGCGGGGCAAAATACCTTGCTTGCTGCTGAGAGTCTGGGATATGGTGGTGTTATCATCGGTTTAGTCCGCTACAAGTCAGAAGAAGTGGCAGCGCTTTTTAACCTACCTGACTATACCTACCCTGTTTTTGGGATTGCCCTTGGCGTGCCAGATCAACAACACGAGGTCAAACCAAGACTGCCTTTGAACCAAGTGGTATTTGAAGAAGAATACCAAGAACAGCCTGTTGCAGCGATTTTGGACTATGACAAAGTACAGGCAGACTATGCTGGTGCGCGTGCGACGACCTCTTGGAGTCAGCGTTTGGCAGAGCAGTTTGGTCAAGTCGAACCTCGTTCAACTCGGAAGAATCTAGAACAGAAAAAGTTATTGTAG
- a CDS encoding LemA family protein: MKQNKVILSIVAIFFGLLVLGSCSAVTTYNALVGEQTKVEQAQADVSTALQRRSDLIGNLVESVKGQMNHETEVFTKIADARAKIGSSSVTSEENQKAQGELSSALSRLISLTENYPELKSNQNVEQLMVELSGSENRIFVARKDYNKVAAEYNQKLRSFPTVLFANMMNFKEAETFKETEEAKTVPKVDFGTSSSSQ; this comes from the coding sequence ATGAAACAAAATAAAGTAATTCTCTCAATAGTGGCGATTTTCTTTGGACTACTAGTTCTGGGAAGTTGTTCCGCAGTGACGACCTATAATGCTCTGGTTGGTGAACAGACTAAGGTGGAGCAGGCTCAGGCCGATGTCTCGACAGCCCTCCAACGTCGTTCGGACTTGATTGGTAACTTGGTGGAGTCCGTTAAAGGACAAATGAATCATGAAACCGAAGTCTTTACCAAGATTGCGGATGCTAGAGCTAAAATCGGTAGTAGCTCTGTTACATCGGAAGAAAACCAAAAGGCTCAGGGAGAGTTGAGCTCAGCTCTTTCCCGCTTGATTTCCTTGACGGAGAATTATCCAGAACTCAAGAGCAATCAAAATGTTGAGCAACTAATGGTCGAACTTTCAGGCAGTGAAAATCGTATCTTTGTAGCACGCAAGGACTATAATAAAGTCGCAGCCGAGTACAATCAAAAGTTGAGAAGTTTTCCAACCGTGCTTTTTGCGAATATGATGAACTTTAAAGAAGCTGAAACCTTTAAAGAAACTGAAGAAGCCAAGACAGTTCCTAAGGTTGATTTTGGAACCTCTTCATCAAGTCAATAA
- a CDS encoding LrgB family protein, with amino-acid sequence MSEFVSNPLFGIALSILAYLVGMLIYRRFPHPLTTPLLLSAIFIIIFLKATGISYQDYYQGGVYLNNLIVPSTVALGIPLYKSFHLMKHHARSILFGSLLAVVVNTSFTALVAKIFGMDFFLAISLFPKSVTTAMAVGITEKLQGLTTVTLVVVVATGILTSVIGPTLLKWLKIDDPVAVGLSLGGTGHAVGTGTAFRYGSVAGAMGGLAIGVTGILYVFVSPIVASLILS; translated from the coding sequence ATGAGTGAATTTGTTTCCAATCCCCTATTTGGAATTGCATTATCTATCCTAGCTTATCTAGTAGGGATGTTGATTTACAGACGTTTTCCCCATCCATTGACAACACCCTTGCTGTTGTCGGCTATTTTTATCATTATTTTCCTTAAGGCGACGGGTATTTCTTATCAAGATTATTACCAAGGTGGGGTTTATCTGAACAACTTGATAGTCCCATCGACCGTGGCTCTAGGGATTCCGCTTTACAAGAGTTTTCACCTGATGAAGCACCATGCACGGAGTATTCTCTTTGGTAGTCTGTTAGCAGTAGTTGTCAATACTAGTTTTACAGCCTTAGTTGCGAAAATATTTGGCATGGACTTCTTCCTAGCTATTTCTCTCTTTCCCAAGTCAGTGACAACCGCCATGGCAGTGGGGATCACAGAAAAATTGCAAGGTTTGACGACTGTGACCTTGGTCGTCGTAGTGGCGACTGGGATTTTGACCAGTGTTATCGGACCAACCCTTTTGAAGTGGTTGAAAATTGATGATCCAGTTGCGGTGGGACTTTCCCTTGGTGGAACAGGTCATGCTGTCGGAACGGGTACGGCTTTTCGATACGGTTCTGTAGCAGGAGCTATGGGTGGCTTGGCTATCGGTGTCACCGGTATTCTCTACGTCTTTGTAAGCCCCATCGTAGCCAGTTTGATATTGAGTTAA
- the dnaI gene encoding primosomal protein DnaI, whose protein sequence is MESVGDVIKRQTSRFQYQDLVQQIMKDPDVAAFIQKESLSQEELNRSISKFNQYITERDKFLRGDADYIARGYKPILVMNHGYADVSYEETPELIAAEKEAAIKNRLKLINLPASLKKAKLAQIDLDDLGRLPIFERLYAFVDLYPSIRKGLYLYGDFGVGKSFMMAALAHDLSEKRGASTTILHYPSFVIDVKNAIGEGSVKTLVDDIKLAEVLVLDDIGAEQSTPWVRDEILQVILQYRMQEDLPTFFTSNFNFQDLEKHFSKGKNGNDETWEARRVMERIRYLAEETRLEGENRR, encoded by the coding sequence ATGGAAAGTGTTGGTGATGTAATCAAACGTCAGACAAGTCGTTTTCAGTATCAGGACCTAGTCCAGCAGATTATGAAAGACCCAGATGTAGCAGCTTTTATCCAGAAAGAATCCCTCAGCCAAGAGGAGTTAAATCGTAGCATCTCCAAGTTCAACCAATATATCACAGAACGGGATAAGTTTCTTCGTGGGGATGCGGACTATATAGCGCGTGGCTATAAGCCTATCTTGGTTATGAATCACGGTTATGCGGATGTGTCTTATGAAGAAACACCAGAACTAATCGCGGCAGAAAAAGAGGCGGCAATCAAAAATCGTCTCAAGTTGATCAATCTACCAGCAAGCCTTAAGAAAGCGAAATTGGCTCAGATTGACCTAGATGATCTAGGCCGTTTGCCGATTTTTGAGAGACTCTATGCCTTTGTTGACCTTTATCCAAGCATCCGAAAAGGCCTCTATCTTTACGGAGATTTTGGTGTTGGTAAGAGTTTCATGATGGCAGCCTTAGCTCATGACCTATCTGAAAAACGTGGGGCCTCAACAACTATTCTCCACTATCCAAGCTTTGTCATTGATGTGAAAAATGCCATCGGTGAAGGATCTGTGAAGACCTTGGTGGATGACATCAAGCTAGCAGAAGTCTTGGTCTTGGATGATATTGGTGCAGAGCAGTCAACACCTTGGGTGCGTGATGAGATTCTCCAAGTTATTCTCCAGTATCGTATGCAGGAAGATTTGCCGACCTTCTTTACTTCCAACTTTAATTTCCAAGATTTGGAAAAACATTTTTCCAAAGGAAAGAATGGAAATGACGAGACTTGGGAAGCTAGACGGGTCATGGAACGAATCCGTTATTTAGCTGAGGAAACCAGACTAGAAGGAGAAAATCGCCGATGA
- a CDS encoding TPM domain-containing protein, whose protein sequence is MKKSRLFKHSLLVRLLGLLMVFLFLSAFTAPEKPEYGIYDPDHYLTDETISQIRELNNVNSKKSEKFQMGVYVVKSLDGETIETVANETARAWKIGYSGDNNGALIVVAVEDRKSRIETSNNVASKITDYQTNRFLKTARPYFQKGDYSNGVLSIANNLNYMFYSGSSTTASSSKSSYDYTTNSSRLRELERYAGERSSSRRHRKSSSSDGVIGFGILIYFIVMIIGFISGGRGGGSHGDDSGGGWWGGDSSDSGSSWSDSGSDSSGGWDGGGFDGGGSSDDW, encoded by the coding sequence ATGAAAAAAAGCAGATTATTTAAACATAGTTTGTTGGTTCGCTTGCTTGGGTTGCTGATGGTCTTTCTCTTCTTGTCAGCATTCACAGCACCTGAAAAACCTGAGTACGGGATCTATGACCCAGATCACTATCTAACGGATGAGACTATAAGTCAGATTCGGGAATTGAATAATGTCAATAGTAAAAAATCAGAAAAATTCCAGATGGGCGTTTACGTTGTGAAAAGCCTAGATGGAGAAACAATCGAGACTGTCGCCAACGAAACAGCTAGAGCTTGGAAGATTGGCTACTCGGGAGACAACAACGGCGCCTTGATTGTGGTCGCTGTTGAGGATAGAAAATCACGGATTGAAACCAGTAATAATGTGGCAAGTAAGATCACAGACTATCAGACCAATAGATTTTTGAAAACAGCACGACCTTACTTTCAAAAGGGAGACTACAGCAATGGAGTTCTTTCTATAGCAAACAATCTCAACTACATGTTTTATAGTGGATCGAGTACGACTGCTTCAAGTTCTAAAAGTAGTTACGACTATACTACCAACTCTAGTCGCTTAAGGGAACTGGAAAGGTATGCTGGTGAGAGGAGTTCTTCACGACGTCATCGAAAAAGCAGTTCGAGTGACGGAGTTATCGGATTTGGAATTCTCATTTACTTCATCGTGATGATTATCGGATTTATATCTGGAGGTCGTGGTGGTGGTTCACATGGCGATGATTCTGGCGGTGGCTGGTGGGGCGGTGACTCATCAGATTCAGGTTCCTCTTGGTCTGACTCAGGATCCGACTCATCTGGTGGCTGGGACGGCGGTGGCTTTGATGGCGGTGGTTCGTCTGATGACTGGTGA
- a CDS encoding DUF4649 family protein, which translates to MIEITYLDASKQKRTMTFESYQDFERSQQACLIGVADYYTVQKLTYNGHDLDYHGTYGDVFFYLMKQDLSQYN; encoded by the coding sequence ATGATCGAAATTACCTACCTAGATGCCAGCAAGCAAAAGAGAACCATGACTTTCGAGTCATACCAAGACTTTGAACGTTCTCAACAAGCCTGCCTTATAGGTGTCGCGGATTACTACACTGTCCAAAAATTAACCTACAATGGTCATGATTTGGACTACCATGGGACTTATGGAGATGTCTTCTTCTATCTCATGAAACAAGATTTAAGCCAATATAACTAA
- a CDS encoding DnaD domain protein — protein MKPNDRFSFLKNNRVSQDTSSLVQCYLPIIGQEALSLYLYAITFWDGGQKEHLFSHILNHLNFGMPTLLQSFKVLSALDLLTLYQKGENYELQLHSPLSSQEFLSHSVYSRLLEKKIGDTAVASMKQAPSEGEALSVSLSQVFPTLTDEVTPSESKSKLKNDFDLEHFQRLMARDGLRFKDEQTDVLELFAIADEKKWTWFETYQLAKATAVAQVISVKRMREKIAQKPASSDFSPKEMTIIREAKNKTPLHFLAEIKQTRKGNITQSERELLHQMASLSLLDEVINIILLLTFNKVDSANVNEKYAMKVANDYAYHKIRTAEEAVLRIRERRQKGQEEQKNKVSSTKTNVPKWSNPEYKNQTSEETRLELERKKQEMLARLEEGGD, from the coding sequence ATGAAACCAAATGACCGTTTTTCTTTTCTAAAGAATAATCGGGTGTCGCAAGATACCTCTTCTCTGGTGCAGTGCTACCTCCCGATTATCGGTCAGGAGGCGCTGAGCCTCTATCTATATGCCATTACCTTTTGGGATGGTGGGCAAAAAGAACACCTCTTTTCCCATATCCTCAATCACTTAAACTTCGGCATGCCGACCTTGCTCCAATCCTTTAAAGTCTTATCTGCCTTAGATCTGTTGACCCTTTATCAGAAGGGGGAGAACTATGAATTGCAGCTCCATTCTCCCCTCTCCAGTCAAGAATTTCTAAGCCATTCTGTCTATAGTAGATTATTAGAGAAAAAGATTGGGGATACTGCAGTCGCTTCCATGAAGCAGGCTCCAAGTGAGGGAGAAGCACTCTCTGTTTCTTTGAGTCAAGTCTTTCCAACCCTGACTGACGAAGTGACTCCAAGCGAGTCTAAAAGCAAGTTAAAAAATGATTTTGATTTGGAACATTTCCAGCGCCTGATGGCTCGAGATGGTTTGCGTTTTAAAGACGAGCAGACGGATGTTTTGGAATTGTTTGCCATCGCAGATGAAAAAAAATGGACCTGGTTTGAAACTTATCAATTAGCCAAGGCGACAGCAGTAGCTCAGGTTATTTCAGTCAAACGCATGCGTGAAAAGATAGCACAAAAACCAGCATCTTCTGACTTTAGCCCCAAAGAAATGACCATTATCAGGGAAGCCAAAAATAAAACTCCCCTGCACTTTTTAGCGGAAATCAAGCAAACGCGTAAGGGGAACATCACCCAAAGTGAAAGAGAACTCCTTCACCAGATGGCGTCTTTAAGCTTGTTGGATGAAGTCATCAATATCATCTTGCTTCTAACCTTTAACAAGGTTGATTCGGCCAATGTCAATGAAAAATACGCCATGAAGGTCGCAAATGACTACGCTTATCACAAGATTCGAACAGCAGAGGAAGCTGTGCTTCGGATTCGAGAGCGTCGGCAAAAAGGGCAAGAAGAACAGAAAAACAAGGTCAGCTCAACTAAGACAAATGTTCCTAAGTGGAGTAATCCAGAATACAAGAATCAAACCAGTGAGGAAACTCGTCTGGAACTAGAACGCAAAAAACAAGAAATGTTAGCCCGATTAGAAGAAGGAGGAGACTAG
- the trxA gene encoding thioredoxin → MAKAITDATFEQETKDGLVLVDFWATWCGPCRMQGPILDKLSEELSEDVLKIVKMDVDENPNTARAFGIMSIPTLLFKKDGQVVKQVAGVHTAEQIKAIVAELS, encoded by the coding sequence ATGGCAAAAGCAATTACAGATGCAACATTTGAACAAGAAACAAAAGACGGTTTGGTCTTGGTAGACTTCTGGGCAACTTGGTGTGGTCCATGTCGTATGCAAGGTCCAATCTTGGACAAATTGTCTGAAGAACTTTCAGAAGATGTCTTGAAAATCGTTAAAATGGACGTTGATGAAAATCCAAACACAGCTCGTGCTTTTGGAATCATGTCTATCCCAACCCTTCTCTTCAAGAAAGATGGCCAAGTTGTGAAACAGGTTGCAGGTGTTCACACAGCAGAACAAATCAAAGCCATCGTTGCTGAATTGAGCTAA